A single window of Selenomonas sputigena DNA harbors:
- the cysS gene encoding cysteine--tRNA ligase gives MLRVYNTLTREKEEFKPLEPGKASIYCCGVTPYNDPHIGNARPFVTWDVVRRYLEKKGYAVRYVQNFTDIDDKIIRRAKEAGETWKELADHYIAEYFKAIDALNVRRADAYPRVSEHIADVLAVIEKLIEKGYAYALDGDVYYSVERFAGYGKLSGRSLDDMQAGARVGVDERKHHPMDFALWKAAKPGEPSWDSPWGKGRPGWHIECSTMSMKYLGETFDFHGGGSDLIFPHHENEIAQAQACTGDDHSFARYWLHNGFITIHDEKMSKSKNNFFTVKDILEKYAGEVVRFFIVQTHYRSPLDFTDERLAEAKTSLARLKNSWDNAAELSSRKDESSGSAKSLLAAAMEAKAAFYEAMDDDFNTALAISHLFSLSKEINIYYNEVTTGAAAFDAANFAKVRAVYAEMAEVIGIFEAKEEKADDGLVDSLMELLLNLRQKAREEKNWALADHLRDELKARGVVIEDTPQGARWKRA, from the coding sequence ATGCTGAGGGTTTACAATACGCTGACGCGCGAGAAAGAGGAGTTCAAGCCCCTTGAGCCGGGCAAGGCGAGCATCTACTGCTGCGGCGTGACGCCGTACAACGACCCGCATATCGGCAACGCGCGTCCCTTTGTCACATGGGACGTCGTGCGCCGCTATCTGGAGAAGAAGGGCTATGCCGTGCGCTACGTGCAGAACTTCACGGACATCGACGACAAGATCATCCGCCGTGCAAAGGAGGCGGGCGAGACGTGGAAGGAGCTTGCCGACCACTACATCGCGGAATATTTCAAGGCGATCGACGCGCTCAACGTGCGCCGCGCCGACGCCTATCCGCGCGTTTCGGAGCATATTGCGGACGTGCTCGCCGTGATCGAAAAGCTGATCGAGAAGGGCTATGCCTATGCGCTCGACGGCGACGTCTACTACAGCGTGGAGCGCTTCGCGGGCTACGGCAAGCTCAGCGGCCGCTCTTTGGACGACATGCAGGCGGGCGCACGCGTCGGCGTCGACGAGCGCAAGCATCATCCGATGGATTTCGCGCTGTGGAAGGCGGCGAAGCCCGGAGAGCCTTCTTGGGACAGCCCGTGGGGCAAGGGGCGTCCGGGCTGGCACATCGAGTGTTCAACGATGTCGATGAAGTATTTGGGCGAGACGTTCGACTTCCACGGCGGCGGCAGCGATCTCATCTTCCCGCATCACGAGAACGAGATCGCACAGGCGCAGGCATGCACGGGCGACGACCACAGCTTCGCTCGCTACTGGCTGCACAATGGCTTCATCACGATCCATGACGAGAAGATGTCGAAGTCGAAAAACAACTTCTTCACCGTCAAGGACATTTTGGAGAAATACGCGGGAGAGGTCGTGCGCTTCTTCATCGTGCAGACGCACTACCGCAGTCCGCTCGATTTCACCGACGAGCGCTTGGCGGAGGCGAAGACGAGCCTCGCACGCCTCAAGAATTCGTGGGACAATGCCGCAGAGCTCTCGTCGCGCAAGGACGAGAGCTCTGGCAGCGCGAAGTCGCTTTTGGCAGCGGCGATGGAAGCCAAGGCGGCGTTCTATGAAGCGATGGACGACGATTTCAATACGGCGCTCGCCATCAGCCACCTCTTCTCCCTGTCGAAGGAAATCAACATCTATTATAACGAGGTCACGACGGGCGCAGCTGCCTTCGACGCGGCGAACTTCGCCAAGGTTCGTGCCGTTTACGCCGAGATGGCGGAAGTCATCGGCATCTTCGAGGCGAAGGAAGAAAAGGCGGATGACGGGCTTGTCGACAGCCTTATGGAACTTCTCCTCAATCTGCGCCAGAAGGCGCGTGAGGAGAAAAATTGGGCGCTCGCCGATCATCTGCGCGACGAACTCAAGGCTCGCGGCGTCGTCATCGAGGATACGCCGCAGGGCGCAAGGTGGAAGCGCGCATGA
- the ispF gene encoding 2-C-methyl-D-erythritol 2,4-cyclodiphosphate synthase, whose protein sequence is MTRFGMGYDVHRLVTGRKLIVGGVDIPHEYGLLGHSDADVLLHAVEDALLGAAALGDLGRHFPDSDDRWKGVSSMKLLEHVAEMIRAKGYCVGNIDATIVAQRPKFAPYIEEMRRNIAEKLDLEPDQVNVKATTEEKLGFTGEEKGISAYAVASLERMEEK, encoded by the coding sequence ATGACGAGATTTGGCATGGGATACGACGTGCACCGCCTGGTGACAGGGCGCAAGCTCATCGTGGGCGGTGTCGACATCCCGCATGAATATGGGCTCCTGGGACATTCGGACGCCGATGTGCTGCTGCATGCCGTCGAGGACGCCCTCTTGGGTGCGGCGGCTCTCGGCGATCTCGGCAGGCACTTTCCCGACAGTGACGATCGCTGGAAAGGCGTGTCGAGCATGAAGCTCTTGGAGCATGTCGCGGAAATGATTCGTGCGAAGGGCTATTGCGTCGGCAACATCGACGCGACGATCGTGGCGCAGCGTCCGAAGTTCGCGCCCTACATCGAGGAAATGCGCCGGAACATCGCCGAAAAGCTCGATTTGGAGCCGGATCAGGTGAATGTGAAGGCGACGACGGAGGAGAAGCTCGGTTTTACGGGCGAGGAGAAAGGCATATCCGCCTACGCTGTCGCTTCTTTGGAGCGAATGGAGGAAAAATAA
- the ispD gene encoding 2-C-methyl-D-erythritol 4-phosphate cytidylyltransferase: MVSVIFPAAGAGRRMKADRNKVLLELSGVPILLRTLRRFSAVPAVAELIVVVAKDEIAFVEEMLEKAQGLKPWRVVQGGAERQYSIANGMAHLAADADIVLVHDAARPLVSLAVIEAVISAAREKGAAIAAVRAKNTIKVVGEDGRVEATPARASLWEVQTPQGFRREILQRAYEKAAQDGFLGTDDASLVERIGEAVFVVESDYGNLKITTPEDLWMAEALLAHSAGIVDEMKVTI, encoded by the coding sequence ATGGTTTCCGTGATTTTTCCGGCGGCAGGTGCAGGAAGGCGCATGAAGGCGGACAGAAACAAGGTGCTTCTGGAACTTTCAGGCGTGCCGATCCTGCTTCGCACGCTGCGGCGCTTTTCCGCCGTACCTGCAGTCGCCGAACTGATCGTCGTCGTCGCCAAGGATGAGATCGCTTTTGTCGAGGAGATGCTGGAGAAGGCGCAGGGCTTGAAGCCCTGGCGCGTCGTTCAAGGCGGCGCTGAGCGCCAGTATTCGATCGCGAACGGCATGGCACATCTCGCCGCAGATGCCGACATTGTGCTCGTGCACGATGCGGCGAGGCCTTTAGTGAGCCTTGCTGTAATCGAAGCGGTCATCTCTGCGGCGCGTGAGAAGGGCGCGGCCATCGCTGCCGTGCGTGCGAAGAACACGATCAAGGTCGTCGGCGAGGACGGGCGCGTCGAGGCGACGCCGGCGCGTGCAAGCCTCTGGGAGGTGCAGACGCCGCAGGGATTTCGCCGTGAGATTTTGCAGCGCGCCTATGAGAAGGCGGCGCAGGACGGCTTCCTCGGCACGGACGACGCGAGTCTCGTCGAGCGAATCGGCGAGGCGGTCTTCGTCGTCGAGAGCGACTACGGCAATCTGAAGATCACGACGCCTGAAGATTTGTGGATGGCGGAGGCGCTTTTGGCGCATTCTGCAGGAATTGTGGATGAAATGAAGGTGACGATATGA